The Gossypium arboreum isolate Shixiya-1 chromosome 2, ASM2569848v2, whole genome shotgun sequence region TAAGAGAGACTTAAGGCGGTTGATGAGTGCATCCAAGGCCCATTTACGTGCAGCTGCAAAGGATGCTATCCGCGAAGTATGCAGGATATTATAGGTAAGATTACGGTGGAGCCGGAGCCATTTAGGGCCATAGAATGCCAAGGTGATGTTGTGTTGATCACAGCTGAGGAACATTTCTGTGGCAATTGCTTGGGGACGGTCAGCAAAGATGGCACCGTTAGCAATCAAAGCCTGATGGGCAAGGGAGTGACTGGCAATAACCACTAAGGGCTTTGAGCCTATATACAGGGTATAAATCGGACCATATATTTCATGTAAGGAAAGAGAAAGGGCCTTAACACGTGAGAAAGGCTTGACAAGCAACCATAGAAGGTTGCCGAAGAATGGAATTGTTTTGAGGGGGGGGGGCTTGGGGGAAGCTGGTGACTTCTTTTCTTAGTATAACGATTGAGAGCAACAACAAAGAGAGTAGTAGAGAAGATGAAGGCGATAAAGAGAGTGAAGAAACAAGGTCCCATTTCTCAAGAGGATTGACAAATCCAACTATTTTGAGGTTTCACAATTATTTGAGTGGACGAAAATTTATAAAGATGAAATTGGTTAAATGTTTTCATCCTCGTCTTAGTTTAACACAAAATTCACCAGAACTTAAAGCAGAGTTACCAAGTGAAATCCTTTTTCCACGTTAATTAATTTGATCTTCGTTTTAAATTAGACATGGTTAACATGTGTTAAGGAAAAACTAGGCACGCAGATCTATATCCTCTTTCTATACAATGTTACCTATTTAGTGTTTTATTTTTTTGTGCTTAAAGGTTATTTGGTTATTAGGTTAAATGAATAGTTAGGTAGTGcaacaaaattaataaataaaactttCATTAATTTTGATTGACATGAACAATTTTGATTATATATCGCAACAACTTTTGCCagttcatatataatttttatcaacatcttaattttttttaaatatgcttTAGTTATTGTAATAGGCCCAATTTGTTCgggcaaaaaaaaaataataataataataaaaatagtaaaCAGTTCAAGTCCAAATTTTACAagcccaaaataataaaaaaaactagCCCAAAAAATACAAAGCCCGATAGGcccaaaacatttaaaatttttagaaaccctagggtttctatcCAGCCCTTGCGCCGCGCCGTTGCCTTCACGTGCCGAGTCAGCGCACTCGTTGCCCGAGGTGGCCTTTCTTGCACCAAAATGGTAGGCTTCCTCGTCCGTTGACTCCTCCCTAGacctgtaaaaaaaaaaaggaagacaGAGCACGAAACAGAGTAGAAACAATAGAAAGCAAATAGTAACAAAGACTTTTTgtaatcggctataaagccaagaaAAAAACAGATTGTATTACACACACAATAGCAATAAAAAAACCGAATTCAAAGTTGAAAAAAGGTgatctttttttattttgtttgttacgaattcattttataaataaaaatataaaaaaaggggAAAAGGATTAAAACTTACCTGTTTCTTTATATCGCGCCACCGTTGGAGGTTTCCTCTATTCGTGAAAGCCCCGAAAACCCTTTGGGATCTCATTCGGGCTTCGAAAGAAAGGTATCAAGAGGCCATAAATTAAGAAAGGCCGgatttttttctcctttttggAGTTTTCCCCCTTAGATCTATACCTAGGTTGTAAAAGGGGATAAAAAAGGGGACTTTTGGCATTTTTTCGGCCTTCGGGAGCGGCAGTTGATgaatatttttgataatttttacgtttttgagatcgttgctatgttatctacaaaacccatgcttgaattttttattttgatgaatattttgagttatgccattgatgaatatttgagctttgtgatgtcagttgatgaaatatgaaagatatgttttgtattggaatttttgatgattttgagtaattaggactaaattgaaaaaataataaattgagggactaaaatgtgaaataaatgaaatatatggacttgtatgaacacaaggaagattcagcctgagcatggtgtactcaaattttgcatgttttgtgttttatacaatttggactaaattgtaaaaagtgtaaaatgtcagggtaaaatggtaacttacccatttatgtgtttttggactaaattgagtgaaaatatgtttgaatgagtttaatttgaatatgtttagatcaagaaccaaagaaatcggatttggatcgggggaaaactaaagttgtcgaatagCCGTCCCGTTCCgattttcatcgtccgaggtaagtttataagcaaatagatgttgtttattttaaataaatacgattttattatgctgaaatgaattatgtgaagTGTATATGTTGTTAGCCTAATGTGAATATGATAGGGAATTATGTTTATGAATTCGTTCCGACTGAGTTATGATATCTGAaagtcctgtacgaaccttaggaatagctaggatacatatgtcatgacatagggtttgatatgtgttttcgtgtaagacgaCGTTTGGGactttggcatcgatatatgtggttacatgtaagaccatgtttgagacatcagcatcatatttgattcgtgtaagaccctgtctaggacagtagcatcgatatgagattgcatgtaagaccacgtctgggacattggcattgttcgatatatgtgattatctgagtatcctattcaattttgaatggttcaatgggcaatgatAAATTGTGTTCGaaggtgtaaaacgagctaaaacgaTCTGGCATGAGTTAGTTGATCCCTTGTTTGAAGTTAAGGTAAGTTGGCCATTTAATATGTTATGCTAATTTTACAAGTTATTAATGTGAACATATGAATATTTGAGTAGTATATTAGGCCATATACTATGAATATGTATTTGATGTTATcttttgattcatgagtataagTGTACGAGAGTAAATGTACTTTGTTAATATATTTATGTACATTCATTTCCACCTAagtttatatgtgaaagtatatgatatacatgaaattgtaagtttgagaTTTAATGGGATTATGATAGTATAGTTTGGTTTGGttaaatgagttgattatgttttgagatgtttattttcttatgacttactaagctatgatagcttattgtgtgtacATGTTtgcttctattttatagattttggagtcaagttacgagttcggggatcgttagcaaagtctatcacactatcaactattttcggtactttataagttgaattcgaacttatggcatgtataggctagccttTGTGTTAGTTTATTTTGATTGAGTATgtatataaagccatgcgaatatggctaagTATAATGTTTAAGTTAAAGCAAATTTcggttttggtatatatatatatatatatatatatatatatatgagtgagGTGTTTGATATATATGTTAATGGTTGTATAATTATGGTTATGGTTTAAGTCTATTTTGAAAATATCAATCATGCTATATGTGTATGCTATATTTGGAATATATAAGATGATATAGTCATGTAGGTTGATAGGATTAAAAAGGTGAAAagtttatatatatgtaaatgacCATGATTTGAAGTGTGGATATTCGGTTGTGGAATGGAATAGATTTAGATATAAGTTTATTATCTTTGTTCATTGATTATAAATGAAATGTTAAGCATAATGAATAATTTTTGAAATGACTATGTTTAGATTGGAAAATAAGGTGAATAAATTTTCGGTGGATGTAAAATAATTGAGGTGTTATTTATTTGATGATTAAATTGGATTGCTTTGGCTATAGTGATTTATATATAGATTTAGCCGAATATGTGGCTATCAAATTTGTTTTTGAGTATGACTTTTGTTTATTTAATTGATATGTGATAGTAGCATGTTAAAACAAATTTGAGTTGATATGCTATATATGCTGGATGAATAGctaatatgtattatatatttatatatgattgATATGTTAGTGTGAAGGGTAAAATAATAGGTTTGAATATTCAGTTTGGTTATTGAAAATGTTTCATAATTGTAAAGTGGTTGAGCATAGTAGAAGTAGACAACAAATAAAGAATATGTGTttgcatgttatatatatatattcggttaaAGATTTAGCaaatgaccatatgaatagtaattttgatttttaataattaagttggttttgatttaaattataataagtcTGCATGTATGTTTGATTTTAAGTAATGAATAATGTGATGTTTATATCCATACGCTTATACCCTACCATTTAATAATGATTATGGTtgtatgttatttaatttatgtGTAACCTATAATAATTGATTTGATTTAGTATATATTCAGTTGTGATATTTTAAGATGATTAATTTCTATGTGTATCTATGATTATCTGAAAGTTGTGTTTAGtttggtaataccttgtaaccccttTCCGActatggatacgggttaggggtgttacatttgattggtatcagagctataatttagtcgattctaggactaacgtagtgcgtatgaatctagctatacatgccatattatatactgtgatagtgtgatgacttatgacatttgaaaatgtgtttttgtatagtaagTGGATCTTGACAGAGCCGTAGTTGATGATGTCTAGAGTATAACGCCTACTCCCACGTAATGGACAACGCCTGTTAATTCTCGATCGACttcgagtaaccaagagggagaggctaagcaagccttttatcaaatgataaatgactagtttactcagtatatccggacgaatccggctgtacaacaacctccacccttgATTAATCCTTCTCTGATACTTGCTATGCCTCAAGTGAGTGATCTgttgagattacataagcctcctgttgataaaatcagaaacacgaggctgaagaattcagagctactgatgatgatgttgAACGAGTTGAATTCTAGCTTGATAATACTCTCCgcgtgtttgatgagttatcttgtactccggatgagtgcttaaaatgtgccatGTCTTTGTTATGAGACATcgtatatcactggtggaatactctagtatcGGTGGTTCTAAAAGAAAGGTGACCTAGgacttctttcagactgagttctgtaagaaatatatcagtcagagttTCATTGATAAAAAAGGCaaggaatttcttgagttaaaacagggttgcatgactgtgacagaatatgaacaaaaattcgtgagactcagtcagtatgcccgagagtgtgtttcaaccgaagccataatgtgtaaaagatttgaacaCGGGTTGAACAAAGACATTAAAttgctagttggcatacttgaaataaaagagttcgtagtactggttgagcgagcttgcaaagctgaagagcttaggaaaaaaagaaaagctgaccttgaagctagagattcacgtaAGAGATCATCGAGTAAGTAATTTCAGTCGACATCCAAGAGgtttcgagatgattttagccgttctaAGGCCACTTCTGGTTATTCCAGACTGGATCGGGATAGACCAcctatgagctcgagagctacttcagtagctagtgttggtaatgttagaTCGAATCAACCCAAGTGTAAACATCCTGgcagttgtagattgcatgatcggtcCTGTTTTAAGTGTGGATCGATcgatcattttgttcgtgaatgccctgagttagcTGAACAA contains the following coding sequences:
- the LOC108466373 gene encoding cytochrome P450 89A9-like, yielding MAPTELKEFKAQLQELTDRGFTQPSFSPWSAPVSREESTDEEAYHFGARKATSGNECADSAREEKKSPASPKPPPLKTIPFFGNLLWLLVKPFSRVKALSLSLHEIYGPIYTLYIGSKPLVVIASHSLAHQALIANGAIFADRPQAIATEMFLSCDQHNITLAFYGPKWLRLHRNLTYNILHTSRIASFAAARKWALDALINRLKSLLSSDEYHPTEIRDHIQHALFSLFTFVCFGEKLEDIKIQDIKNLQRRLQSSFDEFKVLNLFLCLGKFIFHKRCEKLRQLRQDQEKLMVPLIKARKAMMEEKNDAIWGREKDVSGISFGNASLEVFCGKLSLAFQF